The sequence below is a genomic window from Dromaius novaehollandiae isolate bDroNov1 chromosome 7, bDroNov1.hap1, whole genome shotgun sequence.
AGCAACTGCCCAGACAAGCAGAGAGTGGGGACCCAACTGGCCCACAGGCAGCGCCACCCCAGTCCACCCCCGAGCCAGGTGTGAGGACAGAGTCAAGCCCACAAGCCCACAGGGCTGGCAAATAACTCACATCCCAACCCACAGCCATAGGCACACCCAAGCTGGACCATCACTCCAGAGACTTGTATCACAGTAAATATGGTGTCAGCATCGCTATTAGCAGGCCACAGGCCTTGTACCAGCTTATGCGATACCAGGCCTAGCAACTCATCAGGCCTTGCCTTCTCCTGTTTTAGCTCAGTTTAGCTGGCTGCATTTCCCACAGCCCCAGTTGTTGCAGCACTTACCACATTCACGGCGTCAAAGAGGCGCTCAGAGGGGACGGGCTTGGTTAGGAAGGggcacttctcctgcagcagcatcaCCGACTTCAGCCCCTCTGCCGTGCAGTCAGCCACGATCCAGCCGCAGTCCCGGGTGCTGAAGGGGAAGCCACCCTGGGGAAGGGTCAGGAGGGCTCAGCAGCTTCCCCCAGACTTGCTCTCCCCTTGCACAGAGGAAGTCGCTGCCCCTCAGTCCCATCCCAACGGCTCTGAGCAGCAGTGTGTCCACCCAGCCCTGGTGTGCAATGTGATGCCAGGATCCAcacagcagagctctgagggGATGTGCAGTAGGAGCCAGCAGTATTTGGGGATGGCCCAGGAGAGGCCACTCGCCTGAGGAAGCACACAGCCCTGAAGGGAGCATTACCTCCAGAAAGGCTTGAACGGCAAAGGCAGTATCCCAGAGCTGGGATCCATTTGTCccctggaagagagagagcaggcagggagaggcagctgccTGTGGCAGGAGGGCAGCCTGCCCCGGCTCTCTGGGGCAGCACCTCCCTCCTGCATTACCCCCGCGAGCTCCCTCCACCTTGCGTCTCAGCTTCGGGGtgtgcagcaccacagctgaTGCGCAGGCGCAGAGGGGACAGAcacagcagcacagggatggCAAGGGGACAGGAAAGGAGACAGCCAGCACGGCCTgtgccaggcacagccaggacaggacaggcagccagggatgaggagcagagggaggcaacagccaggagagaAGCACGGCAGTGTCCACATGCAGcatctgagcagaggggcaggggcagctggggtgggggtggggggtctcTCTGCCATCCTGAGGGATGGACACCCCACCCCCCGCCATCActcccagccactggcctcatcCACCCTGGGATCCACATCTGGGATGAGGTGCGAAGGGAACTAGCCCCAAAAGGAAACGTCTCCTCCACTGGGCACCCACCCTGCGGGCTGCTTCAACACCTCTGCCAGCCACCCCCTGGGGAGCACGGCCAaacccaggggtccctggggcacccgggagctcagagagagctgtgctCCCACGCTGTGCAATCTCACAGCCTTTCCCGTGGGGAAGCTCTGTAAGGGCAGTGGCTCCTACTAATCAGACTTCTCACACAAGCTACAGTTTACCCCGGTGAATTTGGCCAGGTTCGTTTCTAGCCCCGTGAGAAACTGCCACAGGCTCCAGAGGCCGTCTGATACTGTCAGGTCACACAGTCTCTGTTACTCTGTTTCAATACAGCTCTAGCCTTACAAGATGTATTTCTTAAACAGTAAGACTTGAAAGTCagaattactccttgatccatgggctgcagaatgggtgTTGTCTTAGCAGGCAGGAAAACAACACTAATCTCACTGTACATCTCCACGAGAGCTTtggggtgaccaggtgcattgtcagtgagcagtaatattttgaaaggaatccttttttctgagcagcaggtgTCAACAGtcagcttaaaatattcagtaaaccatgctggaaatggatgtgctgtcatccaggctttggcgttccatttatagagcacaggcagagtagatttagcataattcttaagggccctcggatttgtggaatggaaaaggagcattggcttcaacttaaagtcaccagttgcattagcccctaacaagagagtcagcctgtccttcgaagctttgaagccaggcactgACTTCTCCTCTCCAGCTATGAAAGTCCTACATAGCATCTCCTTCCGATATAAGGCTGTTACGTCTACatggaaaatctgttgtttagcgTAGCCACCTTCACCAGTTATCTTCGCTAGATcgtctggataacttgctgcagcttctgcaccagcacttgctgcttcaccttgcactttcaTGTTACAGAGACTGCTTCTTTCCTTagacctcatgaaccaacctctgctagcttcaaactttgcttctgcagcttcctcacttctctcagccttcgcagaattgaagagagttagggccttggTCCGGCTTAGGCTTTCGTTTAAGGGaacgttgtggctggtttgatcctcTATCCAGACTGCCAAAACTTTCCCCATATCAGTAATAAGGCTGTTTGGCTTTTCTCATTAACAGGCCTAATTTCAATagtgttgtgtctcagggaagagggaggcccaaggagagggagagagacaggggaatggccggctgggggtgcaggcagaacacacacaacatttatcgatTCAGTTTGCTGTCTTATACGGGTGCGGTTCGTGGCGCCCCAAAATGATTAcaatcaaagatcactgatcacagatcaccttAACAGAtagaataatgaaaaagtttgcaaTACtgcgagaattaccaaaatgtgacacagaaacacaaagtgagTACGTGCTGGGAAAAACGGCACCGATAGACTTGCTTTGTTGCCAGAAACCTTCAATTTGGAAAGACCGCAATATCTGCGATGTGCAATAAAGTGAAGCGCACTAAAATGAGGTATGCCTATACAGGTTTTATTCCTCTCAGGCTGtgtcctgctcaggctcctgcaCACCCCGAGTACCAGTACGTACAGTGCGCAGCTGCTTGCTGACAGTaggcaccagcagctctggcagctgctgtttctggtcCACAAAGTCCTGcccgggggctggggacccaCTCGGATTTCAGTGCTGagggctgcaggctggggagagcaggcagcagggaccttcCCCAGCCAAAAAGCCAAGACCCTGCAGCGTGACTTTGTAGGCGGGAACGCGCCtggctcccctctcctctcccagagtAGCCTCCTCCCAAAGCACATGGACAGCAGTGCTTGCAGTGACCTCTCTCATCTCTGGGCACccctggagccctgctgcagctggggttGTGCGACAGGCAGAGAAAAGCCTCTGGGCCTCTTCTCCACCTTCTAGTGTCTCTTCTTGCCTGGTGCCTGgtgcctgctctcctgcaggcgcAGGTGCCCAGGTACCTTCTCATCAAGGCAGGGTTTgcctccagccagcagagcacctcGTAGCTATTGCAGCTGCACCCGTCCcagcagcctgtccccaggggagctgagcgtgtttggcccatctcctgggaaggacaggccagAGACCTCAGGGGGCTGAGTCCTGCGTGGCTGCGCTTGGCCTCTTCTCCAGAAACTCAGGCTTCGCTGCACTGCTCCAGGCTGTGCTAAGAAAacctccagcaggagctgtgtcTTCTCCTCCTGGCAGATTTAAGCCCCATGGCTCTGCATGTCTCCAtttccccctccaaggctgagaCCAGCCCCTGCCGCCCGGGGGCACGACGAGGCCTGGCAAGAGGCAGAGCACCTTTTCGGGCCTGCCAAGGTGTCCTTGGCCATGGCGGGTTTTACTCCTCCTTCCAAGCCTCCTTGCCCCAAGGCCTGTgcggtgctctgctcccagcgccCTGGCACCATCCGGCCTGCCTCCCCTCCACTAGTGCGCTGTCTCAGGTGTCCCCCGGCTTTGTCCCCCCGACAAAGCCAGCAGGCAAGCAAGAGCCTGCCGAGCAGGCCCCAGGGCGGGGCTGCGCAGAGAAAGCCCCTGCAGGGGCCCCAGGGTGAGGTGCAGTTGGGGAAACCAGCcaatgtgctttccagagcagtggcCACCTTCACAAGCTGCTCACACTGACAAGCCGCACGGAGCAGCACTCTGTGCCCTCAACATCGGACTTTGTGCTGCAACCTGGTCGCTTTGGCCGCAGCTCTTGCCCACGTCGTTCCACGGACGGGCTTCAGGCGCTTGCAGGCTGCTGCACCATTTGAGGCATTGCTTCGCACACTTCCCTGAGCAGTGCCCACACTTCCCTCCAGTTCCACCCCCGGGGCACCGCTCCGGCCAGCTCTGGGCCTTGGCACCAGCGGCAGATGACCCCATCCTCCCCGAGCAGCTCACCCACACCCCGCGCCCTCTCTGCTGGCGACCGCTTCCCCCCACGCAGAAGGGGCCTCCACAGCTTCACCACTTTCTCCGAGGCAATCAAAGGCTGTTCTGGGaggtccccctgccaccagccttCCAAACATTCAGCCCATTCTACCTCCTCCATAGTCACGGAAGTCATAGTTAAGGTGGGGAGGAGATGTTTTGGGTGTAGCTGAAGCTTCATAGTGTGCATGTAgttggagcagagaccaaggaaCGCTGGCCGTGCAGAAGCACATGCATCCGCGTGAGGAGCAGacggctcagctgcagcaggagtcTGGGGACATGATGCAAGAGCCGAGCGGGCTTGCCAGGAAAGCTGTGGTCTTCACTGCGTGGGACAGGTGGCAGTTCGGGGCCTTTGCTGGAGCCCTAGTGCTGCTCTTTGGGTCCGCTGGCTGGCCAGGAAGCAGGACCATGACATGGATTCTGGCTATGAGCACACCACCTCCCACAGTGACAAGGAGCGGGAACATGCTGACGCTCCAGTTCCAGTCATGGGCCTGAACGTGGTCTAGCAGCACGAGAACATGTGCCAGAGACACTTTCCGCAGACTGCAGAGGGCAATTCTCTGAGCACTTCCCTATGAGGGTGGGGATCTCCTGCTCTTTCCACCAAGCAGGACACAAAGGCCATGGAGTTTTACTAATACCCGGCCAGCTCCTTGGCACTTTCCTTTTAACTGGATACATGATCACAGCTCACGTGCACATGGAGTCTTTTGCGAGGCCCATAAAGGAGGAGCTCCCATTTCCACTAGGGGCTACTTTCTGCACCTCCCAGGACCATCCAGTCCGGCACTGGTCGTCTTGAGCTAATGCCCCAACCACGCCACATGCAGGGGCCCCCTCTTCAGTTCCCATGCTGGCAAGGTGCATTTCGTGGCCTACCATCTGTTGGAGCCCACTTGACCACCAGAACCATTTCCATACCAAACTCATTCGCCTTTCTTTCTCATCACTCTCCAAAGAGTATGTGCTATGAGGGCATACGGCTCCTGCCAGATGTGCTCCTATGTGCACGTAGGCAAGCACACACGTTGCATGTGCAGAAACTACAGTCCTATACCAGGCATCTGTTGCTGAGCATGGTCACTCTTAATAAGAGAAggttcagaaatgcatgctacagggttcagaaatgcatgctacAGGCATCCTCTCTGAGAGAAATGGGGTTTCTCTTGCCTGGAAAGAGGAGACTTCTTTCACCCAGaaccccttccctttttcttttactttatattcccttttctccttctccttcccatttcccttttccttttcctccctttccctttccctttcctttccatcccatccctcttttacctttcccttcccctccctgctctgccctccccttccctgcctctggAACCTAGACACAAACTTTGGCCTTGAATGGGCCTTAGCAGTGGTTACACTGGTGCACAGACTTGCCccatcagcttttcctctctttctgatcCTTCTGGTCACTAGAGCACCTTCCTCCCCGCCTAGAGGCTCGTCCTTCTCCACATGCAGTTCCCTGGTGCCAGGGAGACGGCTCGTGTGCACAGACCTACTGCGCCTCCTTGTGCGCTGCACCCCCCAAAGCCGTCCTGCATGCGTCTCGCAGCGAGCTCACAAAATCACTCTTTGTAGGGGGAAAACCCGTAGGTGGCCACGTTGGTTGGAGCAGCAAGTCTCTCTGGCCAGGGTCACTGCAGGGCGCTTGCTGCTGCCTAGAGAGCTCTAGCGCAATGAGCGGGAAGCGACCAACGAGCCCTAGCCCACGCCTGAACTGGATACGGCCTCTgacaaggagaggagggagggcaggaggcaggcagaggggagcctcctgctctctctgtccTCTGCCCACAAGCACCCACAGCGAGATGCCGGGGCCTGGGGAGTGCTGGGAGCGTGGACCCGTGAGTGTGCACAGGAGGCGGCCCCAGCGCTTCCCCAAGCAAGCTCCCTTCAGGCACGGATCAGGCCGACAGATGCACCCTGgcagccacagagcagctgccCCACGGGCAACGGCGTGCCAGAACCGTGGGCCCCAGCGTGGCCTCTCCAGTCCCCGTGCCTGCACTTGCAGGGGGCAAGTTTGCAGCACGAGACAGGAGCCACAGGCGATTTGCTGCTCTAACTGGGGATGCTCTTGTCATTACGCTTCATTGTCAGGACTCGCAGGGCTAAGTCCTGCCTCAGCAGAAGAAACccaagggaagaagagggaaggaggaggtttgCCAGGCTCAAAAGGAACAAAGTCCTCATGGGAAggggggtggtggggcaggacttgctctcttctggcccttccCAAAGGCCCCAAGTTGTTTGATGCCTGCAAGGCGGAGCTCGTCCTcctggctcagaaaatactgactCTGTCTTTGTAAGTGGAGGACCTCCTTCCACAgggcccctttttctttcttagaagggCTGAGGGCTGTTTGGGTGCTTCTGCCCACCTGGTGAGGGGGGCCCACGGGCATGCtgtgtggctgctgcctgggctcgtaggTGGTGGGTGCCAGGGCCTCGGCTCTGGCTGCCCAGAACAGGTGTGTGTCACTACGCCAGGGTGGGCATggcggccagggctggccctggaAAGGGGCTGTGCCCCCGTGACAGCACAGAGGacaagtcacaaaggcagggggctgtcaccagggcacccacaggCATTGGCCCCGCAGCACTGCTGGGTTCACAGCAGTATGGCCTGGGCCAGCCCGGGCTGCGGCAGCCTCTGCAGGGTGAGTGCAGCAGTGGGGCAACACTGGACGGGACGAGGGCCGGGGCACCAATGCCAGCTCCCTCCCGGAGGTTTCCagcgctgcagcaagggctgagccATGCAGAGCAGCGCGTTGGGTCAGGGATGTTGGCACCCTGAGCGCTGGAGGCAGAGGTGCCTGGGGCTCCCAGTGAGCCCGGGTGCCCAGAGACGTGTTGGGGATGCGCCGGGCACTCGCAGCTCTGCGGGCCGCTGCTCCcttggcgggggggcgggggggcacgggcCTCAGGACTCCCCATTCTGGTGGCACTTGCTCTTTCTGCACCCCTGCCCCCGGGGCAAAGCCTGGCCAGGGTGCTGGGCCTCAGGGGAGGGTTGGCAGGATGGGCCGGCCCCACAGTGTCGGCGTCTAGGCCCTGCGTCcccttggagcctgcaggcaccagggccCAAGCGCTTTCCCTGGCGTGGCCCGGGGTCCCTGCTCAGGCAGCGCTCACAAatcccagccttgctgcctccaagctccctcgccccctctcccatcttgcccctttgtgcctgcagctcccgccaccaatccgcaagctctctcccagctggcctggctcacctgcttctctcccacctcctctaGGTAGGCTATGGCTGGGGGTCTTGCGCTCCTCCTCGCCATGCTGGGCATTGTCCTGCAGCCGCTGAAGGTCAGTGACCACATGGATGTGGCCATGGAGCAGTGCATGCAGCAGcgcaaggagcaggaggtggagctGATGACTCGGCTGCAGCAGGAGTTTGCGGAGATGATGCAGGAGCCGCAGAGCGGACTTTTCAGGAGAGATGTGGTCTTCGCCACCTGGGACCTGTGGCAGTTTGGGGCCTTTGCTGGAGgccttgtgctgctctttgggCTCTTCTGGATGGCCACGGAGCAGGACTTTGATGagtgtgacagcagcagtggcctgagctcctccagcagcgaagaggagggggaaggcgaggagcaggaggctgtgggtgctgtgcacTGGCTCTCTCCTGAACAGCAGCTGGACTGCCCAGGCAGGAGGGCCCTAGAGACCTTCTACCAGCAGCACCTCTGGGGGCCAGTGCAGGACGTGGCCCACACATGCAAGGTGGTGGAAGAGCTGGCGGGCAACCTCCTCCATGCCTGCCAGATGCTCTCTTTGACAACTTTCCTGCCGCGGCTGGAATGGTGCATCGGTGTGGGCAGCGTTTTTGAAGGCTGGAGCTACCACAGGCAGGACACCGTCTACAGGCTGCTCGTGCTCCTGAAGCCACCACCCGGGCACTCCTTCCGCCTGAAGCTGGGCaccggcggggagctgccggcgaGGCATGGCCACGTCCATGTGAAGCTGGAGTGCATGTGCGAgagggagcagctgctgggggatgTGCTGTGCTTCCGGCACCACTCCCAGATCCGAGTGCGCAGGTATCAGCGCCCCGGGCTCCTACACACCCTGTGCACTGGCTTCTACCTGGATGTGGAGAAAACTGCCCGCTGGTTCCAGCTCTGTGTAAGAAATGCCTGGGACGTGATTGCTGCGGAACAAAACTGCCAGCTGAcagtgctgccttcctcccattCCTGCAAGCTCCAGCTCACATGTGACTCTGGGAGAACCATGCACACTGAGATAATGCTGGGGGTGCAGCAAGACAACTCGGGGCTCTTCAtgggcagccaggaggcagaggccggcctcagcagcagcacaacttggctggagagctgtgccctgcaagagctgctgttcttcagattcatggccaggcaggccccccagggcagctgccacCTAACGTGTCTGCAGCTCCTCACCTACCTCCTGGAGGACTCGGTGCTTTCCTCTGTCCACCTGAAAACAGTCGCCATGCACCTCCTGACACTGCTTCCCCCATCAGAGTGGTGCCCGGAGCATCTCCTGGAGCGGCTGAGGGATGTCCTGCGCTACCTGCACCactgcctggaggagaaacagcttCACCACTTCCTCCTAGGCAACGAGAGGGTGCCCAGGGAGGTCCCCCTGCCAGCGGCCTTCCAAACGGCCAGCCCGCTCAACCTCTTCCAGCGCCTGGCACAGCAGCCCGACGCCCACGCCCAGGCGCTGCGCGAGTTCACCGAGCTGCAGGATCGGCTCAGGAGCCTGTTAGACTGACGCCAAAAGACGGCTCTGCAAATGGAGCAAAAGCACACTTTGCGGATCCTCACCCGATCCCACTGAAGACGCCGTTGACAGGAGGCGTGCGACAGAGGCGCCTGTGATCACCTGCGCAGAGACTGCCCATCCTTTTGGAGAGATTCAGTTCCCCACGGGAGCACTGCCCTATGCACACACCCCAATAAAGTTGCCTCTTCTCACAAGCCCTCTGTCTGTGGCTGCCTCCGCCTGGGCAACGCTGTGTGGGCAACGCGGGCCCCATCCTGCCACAGGGATACACACCCAAGATTGCCTCGTGTCTGGGAGATGACCAGAAATCACAAACACTAGCACACGCCAGACTGCCCTATTTCCCCCAATCCCAGGAAGCTAGCTGACAGTAGCAAGGGTGCCTGCCGCACAGATGACATTTGGGAGGTGCATCAGATGTACGGCTGTCACGCTGAACAGGCACAAAATAGGGCACCTGCGCCAGCGTTCGCACGGCCAGCAAGGTTAAAGCTTTGGCAATGGCCTGCACTCAAAGCAGGCACGCACGCCGTGCATGCCACGTCTCTGGGAAGTGCTGGCCGGCCTCATTGCAGCCGTGCGACACAACAGGTGCACGGATATGTGTATTTGGGACACCTGCGGCAGAAATACAGCCCTTGTGTGCTGCGGAAGACTCACAAGCTGTTTCATAACTATCACCTCAAAAGAGCTGCACGTGCCCGAGTGCTGGAGAAAGCCGGGCTGGTGTCCCGCACGCACTCAGTGCCTTGGCTTGCTCAGCGAGCTAACAGGAGTCGTACCACAGCTGCCCTACGTCCATCAGCTAGGGTCTGTGGGGTTTAGGGGCTCTCGGGGGGCGTGGGGGGCTGTGCTCTTACGACACCTGCTCTTGCCTCTTCCTGTAGCAGGCCCGGCAGGGCCCAGTTTGTGCTAGCCGTCGTTCCCAGCACAGGCCCTTGGCTGGCAATAAGCAACACCACCCCAGCCACTCCCAAAGGCACAGCAAGACGCCATTGCTAGCCACCAGCACAAGTGCagggggcagcaacaggcacaatcagtcactgcccatctgccaaagctgccccggccctgcttacactgccaatgtgctttccagagcagtggccaccttcacaagctgctcacattgacaagccgcacggagcagcaccacggctggggccaaggagagggcaggccgGAGCGCTGAcgcctgtgcccatgcccagttgcTCCAGCTCCGCGGCAAGAACATCCCACCCGACTGAGGCCCAGCTGCGGCAGCTGCAAAGGCCGAGGCTCCCGGGCAGCAATGAGGCCACACAGAGAGCAAGGACCAGGGAGACAGCCAGGGTTCAGCATCGACCAGGCatttgtcctcagggggaaccaGGCAGAGCGCTGCCTCTCACCCTCAACCAAGCTCACCCAGGGGCATGGGGCGGCCACAGGCACCTGCCGCTAGTGGATGGCAATGTCATcagccccacgtcactctcacccaaggctggatgtcaccagccctgtcccccagcaggcagggaaggtgcaggctgtgctagggagggccctgagccacatttttaaccctgctgctcccactgctgtgccCACTGGGGGGTCAGTCTCCCCAGCAGGACGGcgggcctcagccccacctgctTTGCTCAATGCTCAAAAGGCCTTTGCAAGAAGGAGCTAGGCCTGGCGGGGGGCATTGCCCAGATGCACTCAGCAGCCCTGGCATTTGCGGCAGCACCGCAGGGGACTTTGCTGCTTTAGCGACAGAAcggggagcagggccccagcccagctggtcCCAAAAGGGGGCCCCAGCCGGCAGCTCGACGGGAGGCCAAGGGGCAAAACACCAGCtatcccacagcagcaaggacctAGGAGAACAAAAGGCATGTTTTACTGCAGAACCCCCAGCAACACAACCTCCAGGCACCGCTCTGCTACCAGCACTGCGGCTCACACCCGTTTGCCCAGAGACCACAGGGCACTCGCAGAAACACTCCTCCTGCCACGTGAGAGCTCTAGGGCAGGATACAGACCCCAGCTctcaccagcaccttcagcaaaCGGGGACAGCTTGCCCACAGACTCGCGGGCATGCACAGCACAAGAGCAGTCCTGAGGGCTAACCCACCCTGCCTTTCGCTGGGCTCCTGCTTCTTCCAGCCTGGCAGCCTTTCCCACGGGCACAGCGCGCTCCAGCCGCTGCCTCTGCAGCGCCAGCAGCCTGTGCCCATAGCtcagaccccaaaacagccccccacCCACCACCTCACTCACAGGGGCCTTGCAGATACCCCCACGATTCCTGTGCCTCCAGCATGCAGCAAGCACAAGCACCCCTCCTCTTAGGCTGCACGCGCCACAAGCACCCCTCCGGGAACAGGGTGCTCAGACCCCAACGCCAGGGCAGGCTTGAGCTTTGCTCACTCCTCTCTTCGGGGCACTCACCCGACATCTCCTCCCACGcctgcctcctcccttgctccccaTCCTGGGCACGCCTGTGCTCCTCACCGGGGGCTTCTGGCACTTCAGCACAACGAAACCGCATcacctgggctgtgctgaaacaaagcccaacaggagaaaaggagggcaagagagagcaagagcaacacAAATCCCTCTCCAGCACCCCAAGCGCCAGGCCGGGCTCCTCCCCTGCAAACTCCAACCTAACAGGCgcagcctgggacctgcctcgCTGCTTTAGAGGCGCCACGGACCCCAGCacctccccaaaatgacctgcctggcagcagtcagaaggcagcagcaggctagATGCTCTCACATCCAGCATCACCCCAACAGCGCTAACACACACGGCTACCGCCACGCACCAACCGCAGCGTCACCCTCCCCACGCAAGGCCCAGGGTCACGGCAGGCGGTTGGGCAGCCCCCGCATGGCCACGACCCCTGCCAGGGGCACCCCAGAGCTCACAAGGCCACCGGAGGCACCGAGGGGCCAGACGTGCCGCCTCCCTCCTGCTCACCCGCCTGGCCCCGAGGCCACCCAGCCAACGCCATCACAGAGCCCCATGCTGCAGGGGCGGCTGCCTCGCAGCACGGCAGCGTCGGGCCACTGCTCCCACCCGGCTGCTCCCGAgctgccgcctcgcctcgcctcgcctcgcctcgcctcgcctcgcctcgcctcgccgctcccgctcccacccgccgctccgggctccgcgctgcccccgccggcaggcgcctcctgccccgcccccgccgccccagcaccggccccgcgctgcccccgcccccgcgcccgcgcctgcgcctgcgccgcacgcggcccggcggccccgcccaccacgtgcccgcgcgccgcggcggctccccccattggctgcggcgctggaccgcgaggggcggggcgcggccgttggggcgggctGCAACCGGCTGGGCCCGGTCCCGGGGGGTCTGGCCGCTGCGGCTCGGGGCCCGCTGCAGCCGCGCTGTTCAAACGCCGCCGTTTGTGCTCGAGTCGGCGGCTGCGCGGCACCGTTTGCCTCCTT
It includes:
- the LOC135328940 gene encoding inositol 1,4,5-trisphosphate receptor-interacting protein-like 1, coding for MLGIVLQPLKVSDHMDVAMEQCMQQRKEQEVELMTRLQQEFAEMMQEPQSGLFRRDVVFATWDLWQFGAFAGGLVLLFGLFWMATEQDFDECDSSSGLSSSSSEEEGEGEEQEAVGAVHWLSPEQQLDCPGRRALETFYQQHLWGPVQDVAHTCKVVEELAGNLLHACQMLSLTTFLPRLEWCIGVGSVFEGWSYHRQDTVYRLLVLLKPPPGHSFRLKLGTGGELPARHGHVHVKLECMCEREQLLGDVLCFRHHSQIRVRRYQRPGLLHTLCTGFYLDVEKTARWFQLCVRNAWDVIAAEQNCQLTVLPSSHSCKLQLTCDSGRTMHTEIMLGVQQDNSGLFMGSQEAEAGLSSSTTWLESCALQELLFFRFMARQAPQGSCHLTCLQLLTYLLEDSVLSSVHLKTVAMHLLTLLPPSEWCPEHLLERLRDVLRYLHHCLEEKQLHHFLLGNERVPREVPLPAAFQTASPLNLFQRLAQQPDAHAQALREFTELQDRLRSLLD